One window of the Oceanivirga salmonicida genome contains the following:
- a CDS encoding Tex family protein, with the protein MDKNISYVSKELGIDYKNVENTYKLYLEGATIAFISRYRKEVTGGLDEEQIRNIVDKMTYMENLEKRKEEVLRIIEEQGKLTDELKKSIEEATVLQKVEDLYLPYKKKKKTKADIAVEKGLEPLSKKVLLGITKDELLTFAKEYITEEVTTIEEAIEGAYLIIAQKISEDIKIREYLRESLMKNGILTSTLIEKNKNLDERFVYQDYYNFTSNVNKLSSYRILAVNRGEKEKILKVSINFEDTDKEKVYRYILNHSFKKILDDMKDELMTIVDDSYNRLLFPSIENEVRNILTEISDKDAINVFSNNLENLLLQAPLNKKTILGLDPGIRTGCKLAVISKEGFYVTSDVIYPVKGAHGARQLEESRKKLIDYITKYDIDIIAIGNGTASRETESFVAESIKGQKCKYVIVNEAGASVYSASKLAAEEFPKLDVTVRGTISIARRIQDPLSELVKIDPKSIGVGMYQHDVNQKLLNQELDETIIKIVNRVGVNANTASYALLSFVSGVKKNIAKNIVDYRKEHGDFKDRKELLKVKGVGAKAFEQMAGFIVVPDSKNPFDNTIIHPESYKIAEEILTIVNSNSKEFREKYVEIRKRLNEIGEKKIVSAMKEKSYGVETVKDIYQALIKDRRDPREDYSTPILKSDILTMEDLVDGMELEGVVRNVAKFGVFVDIGLKNDAMIHISELSDKFVKDPADLLKVGDIIKVKIFNVDKNRKRVTLTRKGVN; encoded by the coding sequence ATGGATAAGAATATATCCTATGTATCAAAAGAGTTAGGCATAGATTACAAAAATGTAGAAAATACATACAAATTATATTTAGAAGGAGCTACTATAGCTTTTATTTCTCGTTATAGAAAAGAAGTTACAGGTGGACTTGATGAAGAACAAATTAGAAATATAGTTGATAAAATGACTTATATGGAAAATTTAGAAAAAAGAAAAGAAGAAGTTTTACGTATTATTGAAGAGCAAGGTAAATTAACGGATGAACTTAAAAAAAGTATAGAAGAAGCAACTGTATTGCAAAAAGTAGAAGATTTATATTTACCATATAAGAAAAAGAAAAAAACTAAGGCTGATATAGCAGTAGAAAAAGGATTAGAGCCATTATCTAAAAAAGTCTTATTAGGTATCACAAAAGATGAATTACTTACTTTTGCAAAAGAGTATATAACAGAAGAAGTAACAACTATTGAAGAAGCTATAGAAGGAGCATATTTAATAATTGCCCAAAAAATATCAGAAGATATTAAAATTAGAGAATATCTAAGAGAAAGTCTTATGAAAAATGGAATACTTACTTCAACTCTTATAGAAAAAAATAAGAATTTAGATGAAAGATTTGTTTATCAGGATTACTATAATTTTACATCTAATGTAAATAAATTGTCTTCTTATAGAATATTGGCAGTTAATAGGGGAGAAAAAGAAAAAATACTTAAAGTAAGTATTAATTTTGAAGATACAGATAAAGAAAAAGTATATAGATATATTTTAAACCATAGTTTCAAAAAAATATTAGATGATATGAAAGATGAGTTAATGACTATTGTAGATGATAGTTACAATAGATTATTATTCCCCTCAATAGAAAATGAAGTTAGAAATATTTTAACTGAAATTTCTGATAAAGATGCAATAAATGTATTTTCTAATAATTTAGAAAATCTTTTATTACAAGCACCACTTAATAAAAAGACTATACTAGGTTTAGATCCAGGTATTAGAACTGGTTGTAAATTAGCAGTAATATCAAAAGAAGGTTTTTATGTAACTTCTGATGTAATATATCCTGTAAAAGGAGCACATGGTGCTAGACAATTAGAAGAGTCTCGTAAAAAACTAATAGACTATATTACAAAATATGATATAGATATTATAGCAATAGGTAATGGAACTGCCTCTCGTGAAACTGAAAGTTTTGTAGCTGAGAGTATTAAAGGACAAAAATGTAAATATGTAATAGTAAATGAAGCAGGAGCTTCTGTATATTCAGCATCTAAATTAGCAGCGGAAGAATTTCCGAAATTAGATGTAACTGTAAGAGGAACTATTTCAATTGCTAGAAGAATACAAGATCCTTTATCTGAGTTAGTTAAGATAGATCCTAAATCTATTGGTGTAGGAATGTACCAACATGATGTAAATCAAAAATTATTAAATCAAGAATTAGATGAAACAATAATAAAAATAGTTAATAGAGTTGGTGTTAATGCCAATACTGCATCTTATGCATTACTTAGTTTCGTATCAGGAGTTAAGAAAAATATTGCTAAAAATATAGTAGATTACAGAAAAGAACATGGAGATTTTAAAGATAGAAAAGAATTGTTAAAAGTAAAAGGAGTAGGAGCAAAAGCATTTGAACAAATGGCAGGATTTATAGTTGTTCCTGATTCAAAAAATCCTTTTGATAATACTATAATTCACCCTGAGTCATATAAAATAGCAGAAGAAATACTTACAATAGTAAACTCTAATAGTAAAGAATTTAGAGAAAAATATGTTGAAATTAGAAAAAGATTAAATGAAATTGGAGAAAAGAAAATAGTTTCTGCGATGAAAGAAAAATCATATGGAGTAGAAACTGTTAAAGATATATATCAGGCGCTTATAAAAGATAGAAGAGATCCAAGAGAAGATTATTCTACACCAATATTAAAATCAGACATATTAACTATGGAAGATTTAGTTGATGGTATGGAATTAGAAGGTGTTGTTAGAAATGTTGCTAAATTTGGAGTATTCGTAGATATAGGGCTTAAAAATGATGCCATGATACATATTTCTGAATTATCAGATAAATTTGTAAAAGATCCAGCAGACTTATTAAAAGTTGGAGACATTATTAAAGTTAAAATATTTAATGTAGACAAAAATAGAAAAAGAGTAACACTTACAAGAAAGGGAGTAAATTAA